The Raphanus sativus cultivar WK10039 chromosome 2, ASM80110v3, whole genome shotgun sequence genome includes a region encoding these proteins:
- the LOC108837860 gene encoding putative receptor-like protein kinase At1g72540 — MRFSWKNICLPISCINNTNQKTKTISPSKEKPLQLSRQTSVRSRVSLSDFSSSNISLNDFSNSFLIDIHIFTYEELKTITQGFSKHNYLGEGGFGEVYKGFVHDGLKPGLKSQPVAVKALKQEGGQGHREWLAEVIILGQLKYPHLVNLIGYCCEDDHRLLVYEYMERGNLEDHLFQKYGGALPWLTRVKILLGAAKGLDFLHKEEKPVIYRDFKPSNILLSSDYSSKLSDFGLATDGSEAEDSNFTKSVMGTEGYAAPEYISAGHLTTMSDVFSFGVVLLEMLTARKAVEKYRSQRGRRLVEWARPMLKDPNKLEQIIDPSLEGRYSFEGIRKAAELAYQCLSHNPKSRPTMTTVVKTLEPILDLKDIQNGPFVYIVKVAGTNEVHNMDDVKVVKEEAKVVPRHQGCRKKRRKHKAMRSRVVYSDTTLYKSLGTSLYTQGE; from the exons ATGAGATTTTCATGGAAAAACATATGTCTTCCAATAAGCTGCATCAACAACACAAACCAGAAGACTAAAACAATAAGCCCATCAAAGGAAAAACCTCTTCAGCTATCCAGACAAACCTCTGTTCGAAGCAGAGTATCCTTGTCTGATTTCAGTAGTTCAAACATCTCACTCAACGACTTCTCAAATTCTTTTCTCATAGACATTCACATCTTCACCTATGAAGAGCTCAAAACGATCACACAAGGCTTCTCTAAGCATAACTACCTCGGTGAAGGAGGATTTGGGGAAGTCTACAAAGGGTTTGTTCATGATGGCCTCAAGCCTGGTTTAAAATCTCAACCTGTTGCTGTCAAGGCCTTGAAACAAGAAGGTGGACAAGGCCATAGGGAGTGGCTG GCTGAAGTTATAATCCTTGGTCAGTTGAAGTATCCACATCTTGTGAACTTGATTGGATACTGCTGTGAGGATGATCACAGGCTTCTAGTTTATGAATACATGGAACGAGGCAATCTGGAAGACCATCTATTTCAGA AGTATGGTGGAGCATTGCCTTGGTTAACAAGAGTTAAGATTCTGCTTGGTGCTGCAAAAGGCCTTGACTTCCTtcacaaggaagagaaacctgtcaTCTACAGAGATTTTAAGCCTTCTAACATCCTCTTGAGCTCG GATTACAGCTCCAAGCTTTCAGATTTCGGCTTAGCCACAGATGGATCAGAGGCAGAAGACTCAAACTTTACCAAAAGCGTGATGGGAACAGAAGGCTATGCTGCTCCAGAATACATCTCAGCAg GTCATTTGACGACTATGAGCGACGTGTTCAGTTTCGGTGTGGTGCTTCTGGAGATGCTAACAGCTAGAAAGGCAGTGGAGAAGTACAGGTCACAGAGAGGGAGGAGGCTAGTGGAATGGGCAAGACCTATGTTAAAGGATCCCAACAAGCTAGAACAGATCATAGACCCAAGTCTTGAAGGGAGATACTCTTTTGAAGGCATCAGAAAAGCAGCTGAGTTGGCTTATCAGTGCCTGAGCCACAACCCTAAGTCACGACCCACTATGACCACTGTGGTCAAGACACTGGAGCCAATTCTTGACCTGAAAGACATCCAAAACGGGCCATTTGTGTACATTGTTAAAGTCGCAGGTACAAATGAAGTTCATAACATGGATGATGTCAAGGTCGTAAAGGAGGAAGCAAAGGTGGTTCCAAGACATCAAGGATGTCGAAAGAAGAGACGTAAACACAAGGCAATGAGGTCTCGGGTCGTATATTCAGACACTACTCTGTACAAGAGCCTAGGAACCAGTTTATACACCCAAGGGGAGTAA